Genomic segment of Molothrus aeneus isolate 106 chromosome 3, BPBGC_Maene_1.0, whole genome shotgun sequence:
CATTGGCTGTCCTCAAACTCCTTTTAGTTTTCCAACCCTTTTTACTGCCCTGGCTCTGGTTCATCAGTTCATCTCCGCTGATAAAAAGCTCCGGCTCACTCTCTGAACTGTCCTGAAACTCATTTGTCTTGTTTAGTTTCTTGGACTTCAGCTGATCTTTTTGGCTCTTGaccttctttttctccctccccagccGAGGGCTGGCTATCAGTGAATTGAAGTCAGTCAGTGTCCTTGCCTCCTTTTTGACCTTGCCCTCAGTGATAGcctgcacatttccttcctcggCTCGACTGTCCAGGCGTTTCCGGCTCTTCTTGCCAAATTTGTCTGTCCTTTGGGGAACAGGGCTTTCTGTCAAGGAGAGCACCTCCTGGAAAGTGTCTGCTGTCTCCACCATTACCTCTGTGCCCACgtggccctgcagctctgctggcggGGGAGACATCACTGGCTTCTCCACCACGAGGAGCGGCTTGGGGGGCAGCGTGCCCTGGGGGTTCTGTACGGGTGGGCAGGCGCTGTAGGAGCTCCAGGGGTGCAAGGCGATCGGTGGCAGCTGTAAACTAGAGCAAGTGCTGCTTCCCGGGTACATGGGTGGCAAAGGGCAGTAGGGGAGGTTGGATGAGTAACCTGGCTGAAGCACAACTGTGGGCTCCTGCTGTGCAAACTGTGTTGGGGCCAGAGCTTCTTTGGGGGAGCAGGGGGCCTGCATTCCCTGAAGGGGTGGGGCGCTGTAGCTTCCTGGGTAAGGTACTCCAACCCCATAACTCGTCTGAAAAGTGGCAGTGGGACTGGTTGGAGACTTGGGGGAAACAAATGGCACTCGAGACATATCCAGATGTTGAGCTTGACCAATGATGAGCGGAGGAGGTTTTAGAGGGTTGGGCACTGAGCTCTGAGATGTCCTTTCCTGAGGAACCCATATGTCTTCGCTCACCATAGGATCCCACTGGTACGGTGGCGGCCGTTTTACACTTAGGGTAGCCTCTGTCAAGGACGCAGGTACGTGCCGTACTGATTTCTCCACTGGGCAGTGCTGAGAAAGGGCCTCATCCTCCGTGAAAGCGGAGTTGATATAATCCGCTCGGTCACGGGAATTGTCAGGCGGGCTCAGCAAGCTGTAGGAGGACTGGGAGGCCAGAGGCGAAGTACTGACAGAGTGAGCAATGACAGAGCTGTGTTGGGAGCCACTCCCTGTGCTCAGATCTGGTCTCATGGCACCaatgctggaagtgctgctaCCAGCATTGGCACTAGTGATGTTGCCTGCGCCACCAGCGCtcgcactgctgctgctgccagcgcTGCCACTGCTGCATTGGCTGCAGGTGTACAAGGCCGTAGGGACTCTCTGCTGGTACTGTGCGGACACAATGTTGCTCTTGGCCTTAGGAGGAAGTTGCAAGGTGGCTCTCTGACCCTCCATCAGCTGAGCCATTTTCAGGGCTGCCTCTCTGCTATTCCTCCGCAGAGTAGCATGAATGATACTGCTGTCCAGCCTCTGCGCCATGCttctgccctgggacagctggCTGGCAATGTCAGGGTAGGGCGGCGGGTCCCCGGCCGGGATGGAGTAGCGGGGCACCGTGAGCCGGTTCAAGGTGGcgctggcacagggctgctgcaTCTTCTTCTCGGCAGCCGTGATGCGCAAAGTGGCGGAGCTGCCGGGGCCCGGCAGGGTGTAGgtgctctgggcacagagcatCCTGGTGCGAGGCCGGCACACCTCTTCCACGTTCCCGCTGCTGTCGAACGTCGTTATCCGCTCGTAGCCCAGGGGCGTCTGGTAGTGCCCCGCCGGGTAGAGGGAGAACTCGCCCTTCTTGAGGCAGAGATCGAGGGGCGGCTGCGGGGGCCCGGGCGGGGGCGGCAGGGGGGTGGGGGGCACGGCGGGGATGGTGCCGGGGTAGGGCGGCGGCGGGTTCATCttgttcagctgcagctcctgagcgGCCCCGAAGATGACGGCGTCCCCTTCCACCAGCGGCGGCCCGGGCCGCGGGGCCTTGGCCTTGGGCGGCGGCTCATGCTCGCGGTCGCCGTGGTCCCGCAGGTCGGCCAGGGCGATGGCGGGGggcgccgggggcggcggggcgagcggcggcggggccgggcggcccAGCTCGCCCACGGCCAgcgcccccgccccggggccgggaAAGCGGCCCGGAGCCCCCGGGAAGGGCCCCGGCCCCTCGCCGCCCGCCTCGGCCGGCGGGTTTGCCAGCACGTCCAGCTGCACGTTCTGGTTGGCGAGCAGCGACTGCACCAGGCCGATGCTCTGCGTGGGCGACATGGCCTGCGCCGAGCTGTGGATGGGCGCGATGGGGATGTTGACGGTGCAGGGCGGGCTGCTGGCGGGCGCGCCGGGGGCGCCGGGCACTGCAAGGGACAACAGAGAGCGTCACCGCCGCCCGGCCTCCGCTCCCGCCCAGCAAACCTCCCCTGCCGTGGCCAGGCCTGGGCCGGGGCCTGCCCCAGTCACAGAGGGGCCTGTCAAACTGTTTGCTACCTGTAGGGACTCTGCTGCTACCTGTTCCCAAACCGGTGGATCAGACCTCAGTGGAAACACGTCTCCAGCCTGTCTCCCGTGACTCCCATCGCACAAGAGCTACTTGTACCAGCTGGTGACCAGCTTTAAAGCCACTTCTTGGGAGTGACACTTCAGAGGTCAAGTTGGGAGCATGCTTTCAGCCTACACCAGGATCCCATGGGCTATCGTGATATCACTTAGCATTCAGTCATCATCAGGTTTTAACTGCTTCTGCTCAAATCAGTAAAAGTTTTGCTAAATCAGGACTCACTAGTTTTCAGGGAGGGACTTTCAATAGTAAATACAACAAATCAACAAACAACTGcaacaaagcaaacaagcaaataaacaaaagaagTGGAGGCTAAGAAAGTTGAAGACCTGCACTGAAGACACTGTATAATATCTAATATAAGGTTCCTAGACTCACTGAGCTGGGGAGAACTGGAGAACACAGACAATCGTGGGCAAAAGCTGAGTATAGTGGGTGACAAACCTACCAGCCATGCAAAAGCAAGGAAGCTGAAACAGAGAGAGGGGAATATGATAGAATGAAATGCAGACAAAACTTAGAATAAGTTGTCAGATTTGTAAGGAGAAAATGTGAGGAAATAGATGGGAAGCCAAGAAGATTCAGGAAGTGGATACTGTAGTCAGGGCAACTGCAGCATTAATGTTTGGACAGGTTGCAATCAGAAATGTATAAAGAAGCATATGCATATGAGGAAAAATTTCACACATGTGGTGGCattgaaaaagggaaaatgtggcAAGAAGAAATTCGCATGATTTTGAGCAGAAGAGTGAAGAGTGCTCAATTGTTTGCAGTTCCTTTTGCAAAAAGTGATGATTCCAATAGGAACTACCACTGAAAAGCTagagcaggaaaatgaagaCACTGGATCCAAGTAGAGATGCAGTAGtcaaaaaggaacaaaacagaataaagaGGGAAAACAGTAAATACTATATTAGAACTTCCAAGAATATTGcaagttctttatttttattaaacttcctgtaaaaaaccccacagaaaatGGTGAGTGAGTTGTATCAGTAAGTTTGTGGAAGGAAAAGAGACCAAGGATCTAGTGTCATATCCAATTTTTATCCAGTTCTATATCCATATTTAAGTGTGCCAAATTCTGTGGAGACCTCTGATTTGCAAGACCAGATCATGTAAGAGATCCATTAGTCAGGACCCCTCCAAACACTGCCCAGTTCctaattaatttctaattaaaattcAGGTAATCTACCTATGCCCTATGATTACATTTTCGGTAACATCAGGCTTTTACCAGCATCAGTCATGAACGTGGGAGGGGTGTACAGACAGCACTGTGGCTGGACTGGCAAATACTTATGGTAGTTCACTTCATTCCTTTAGAGGAAGACCAAGAGCCAAACTTAAGTGACCCCAAGGcagttctgtggttctgtgctTGGCTGGCAGGCCATACTTTCACCCTGATGCCTGCAGGCTTAGCAATTTAGCTGCCAGAGCCTGAGGTTTAATTTTTAGCTTGGCTTGAGCAGCCCCAAATGTTGCTGTCATTTTACCTTATCCAACAAAATACCATTTGTTGTGGGTGTTGCTTATTACTCCTGAGTGTTTAAATCCAACGTTTTCTTCATTTCTCCAATGGTTTTTAATTGATTAGTTTGCATACTTTGTAAGTGAAATCAATTCACTGTGCATTTGTCTTGCCAAATCTTTAGTGACCACATTAAAAAACACCTGTCCCAAGTGTATCTCACTATGAACATTACACTGCCCAAGAGCAGCTTTCTAccatgtttttttaaatctatcaGGTAATCATTATTTACCCTGCAATACTTTTTCCTTTAGTAGATGgtactttcttcctttttgtgcAGGCTTTAGAAAGGATATCCccaaaaacatttttgaagaTTTAAGTGGCCACCATTTACTAactcaaaaatacattttcagaagaaactAGAAAAAATGAACAAGAGGAAGGCTGTTAGAAGGACAGGGTAGTATAATTCTTATATAGCCTTCTCAAAGAGCTGTTACAAGAGTCTCTaataattttctctctgtttatGTACCTGCAATTATAAGCACCATTTCATCTGTTAGTGCCGATTCAACCCAATTTTCAGGAAGAGATGTGAAAACTTTGTAttaacttctttcttttctatttagTTTTTATATTACTTTCTGACAGTTTGGACTGTGTTTCATAATAGCGAATGTTGGGTGCTTCctattaataatatatatacgGTCACCCATGTCTCTACTATTTTCTTCAGACACTACAGGTGAGTATCACGTAGACAGAAATTAAGCAGGACAAGTCCCCCAGATTGTGAAAAAAATGGGCTTAATTTGAAACATACAAGTATTTCTTTAGAAGTCCAGAGGACTATTCTGATGCTTGGGTCAGACAAAAGCTTTGCCACTGTCAGCAGTTGAAACCCTGGTCTGAAATAATGAGaacatttccatttatttcagtaGATTTTAGCACTGTTCTTAATTGCTTTGCAGTGCTCACACTCCTTCCTTTTTAAAGGGTACTGGCATGACAGCAACTTCCATAGTTCCAAAAAACCTGTGACCGGGCAACAGGAATCCCTCAGTCATatgaaaattctgaaaatgtattaatttatcttattttctgtttgttaatTTTATTGGCATGACGACTTTGTTTTGATTGGAGGAGGTCTTGAGTACTTCCAgtcctttcccctcccacaTCACATCACCTGCACCCAAACCTTCCCTGCACTGCTTAAATCTTCACCTCAGTGAAGtgaaaaattcttcctgatccTGCTTTGTTTGTCGACTACTTTACTACTTCAGACTCTTAGTAGTGATAAAAGCACAAATGCGCATTTATCACTTCTCAAAGGGTGGCTGAGTTTTATGGGAACCTGCTCTCCAACGCAAGCTCCTATCAGCTTTGATGCCATCAGGTATCAAGAACAGCCTGTCTGGATTTCCAACAGATTACAATTCTGTCCTATCAAGATGCAGAATGCAAGGCTTCAGTCTGTGGAGAATTCCCTAGTGAACTAAGATGAATTAGCAGACAACTAATTTCCCAATGAACTTGAAACTAAGGAGCTCTTTATGGATTATATTTTCCACACATCATAGAAAACAATGCCCATAATACATATTTAGCCTTATTCTAACTCAGTTCTACAGAACCCCATCAGACTAAAGGATTTTGATTTGTGTGTTTACCAGAGGGGACCATGACACAACCGACCTGACCTCCATCTAACTTAACCCAAAACATGGCAGCCCACCAGCTCCTCCTTACCTGGTAAATCATCTTCGTCTTCGCTGAAAACATTTGGATTAAAGACAGGCATGTTAATGTAGTCCATTGAAATCTTCCGCACTTCTGGGAGATATATTGTCATTTGCCTGGGCTGCAGATGTAGCAGACTGGTTTTATATATTACTAGAGAAAGAACATAAGAAACAAAGAAGTTCGTTACACAGATAGCATGTAAAGCCAAGGAAGAAGCAATTCAAAGCAGACAGAAGGGCTATGAATATTGTTATGTACTGTACACATGTTCATGAGCGAGCCATTATTTGTCAAATCACTATCTAACACTTTGCATAAATGAGATAAAAAAGACTGTTGCTTTCAGCTATTTCTCTTTAAATGGAAGCAACATCtctgtaattaaataattaattacttCATCTTGTATTCACATCTATTTTTATGGAAGGAAAAGACTTTTTTCCATTCTACTTTTGAAACTTTTCACCACAGGATTCTACCAATTTACAGGGGAAAACTGGAAAGCTCTCAGGAAGGAAATCTGCTGACGGTTACCACATACAAAGAAATCCCACTGGGCTCAGGAAATCCCTGGGAACCAAACCATTGGAGACTGGGAGAACATTTGAAAGAAGTATCACTATCCATTTACTCTACATTTAAATCCTTCCCTATCTGCCACCGGCAGTGAGAGAATTAGAATGACCTGTGGTCATTCAACTGCTGATAGCAGTCCATATAGCCACAAAAGCTATCCACCTAATTCTGCACCCAGGGCACCTTTATGTACTCCTGACCCAACTACATAATGCAACATGGGACAAAATAAGTGTTTTAAAGAGCTCATTAAACTGCTAGACTTGTGTTAATATTTCAGTTCAGAGCTCAGTTCTGCAGTGTGGTACCCTGTTTTTTACCCAGCCTTCTTCCTTCCCAACAGGACTATTGGGCAGAACTGGCCTCCCCAGAAAAAGGCTGATAATAGACAACTGCTGTTTTTAATGATGGCTACCAGATTACTGATGCTCCAGCAGGAGAACCATGTGATGAGGCTCTGCACTGACTTGAAGAATCTTGAGCATGAGGCCATAATAGCTTTTTCAT
This window contains:
- the TULP4 gene encoding tubby-related protein 4 encodes the protein MYAAVEHGPVLCSDSNILCLSWKGRVPKSEKEKPVCRRRYYEEGWLATGNGRGVVGVTFTSSHCRRDRNTPQRINFNLRGHNSEVVLVRWNEPFQKLATCDADGGIFVWIQYEGRWSVELVNDRGAQVSDFTWSHDGTQALISYRDGFVLVGSVSGQRHWSSEINLESQITCGIWTPDDQQVLFGTADGQVIVMDCHGRMLAHVLLHESDGILNMSWNYPSFLVEDSSESDTDSDDYSPPQDGPAAYPVPVQNTKPLLTVSFTSGDISLMNNYDDLSPTIIRSGLKDVVVQWCTQGDLLAVAGMEKQNQLLDLSNGSLLKSALVKFYNVRGEHIYTLETPVQRPIISICWGHRDSRLLMASGPALYVVRVEHRVSSLQLLCQQTIASCLRDDKDISKLTLPPRLCSYLTTAFIPTIKPPIPDPNNMRDFVSYPTAGNERLHCTMKRTEDDPEVGGPCYTLYLEYLGGLVPILKGRRISKLRPEFVIMDPKTDGKADEIYGNSLISTVIDSCNCSDSSDIELSDDWAAKKSPKISRASKSPKLPRINIEARKSPKMSRAAQEISRSPRLPIRKPSIGSPSLTRREFPLEDITQHNYLAQVTSNIWGTKFKIVGLAAFLPTNLGAVIYKTSLLHLQPRQMTIYLPEVRKISMDYINMPVFNPNVFSEDEDDLPVPGAPGAPASSPPCTVNIPIAPIHSSAQAMSPTQSIGLVQSLLANQNVQLDVLANPPAEAGGEGPGPFPGAPGRFPGPGAGALAVGELGRPAPPPLAPPPPAPPAIALADLRDHGDREHEPPPKAKAPRPGPPLVEGDAVIFGAAQELQLNKMNPPPPYPGTIPAVPPTPLPPPPGPPQPPLDLCLKKGEFSLYPAGHYQTPLGYERITTFDSSGNVEEVCRPRTRMLCAQSTYTLPGPGSSATLRITAAEKKMQQPCASATLNRLTVPRYSIPAGDPPPYPDIASQLSQGRSMAQRLDSSIIHATLRRNSREAALKMAQLMEGQRATLQLPPKAKSNIVSAQYQQRVPTALYTCSQCSSGSAGSSSSASAGGAGNITSANAGSSTSSIGAMRPDLSTGSGSQHSSVIAHSVSTSPLASQSSYSLLSPPDNSRDRADYINSAFTEDEALSQHCPVEKSVRHVPASLTEATLSVKRPPPYQWDPMVSEDIWVPQERTSQSSVPNPLKPPPLIIGQAQHLDMSRVPFVSPKSPTSPTATFQTSYGVGVPYPGSYSAPPLQGMQAPCSPKEALAPTQFAQQEPTVVLQPGYSSNLPYCPLPPMYPGSSTCSSLQLPPIALHPWSSYSACPPVQNPQGTLPPKPLLVVEKPVMSPPPAELQGHVGTEVMVETADTFQEVLSLTESPVPQRTDKFGKKSRKRLDSRAEEGNVQAITEGKVKKEARTLTDFNSLIASPRLGREKKKVKSQKDQLKSKKLNKTNEFQDSSESEPELFISGDELMNQSQGSKKGWKTKRSLRTANELDEFKCRKASEKEDGRLGSQGFVYVMANKQPLWNEATQVYQLDFGGRVTQESAKNFQIELEGRQVMQFGRIDGNAYILDFQYPFSAVQAFAVALANVTQRLK